A part of Numenius arquata chromosome 2, bNumArq3.hap1.1, whole genome shotgun sequence genomic DNA contains:
- the SEC23B gene encoding protein transport protein Sec23B isoform X1 — MATYLEFIQQNEERDGVRFSWNVWPSSRLEATRMVVPLACLLTPLKERLDLPPVQYEPVLCSRPTCKAVLNPLCQVDYRAKLWACNFCFQRNQFPPAYAGISEVNQPAELMPQFSTIEYIVQRGPQTPLIFLYVVDTCLEEEDLQALKESLQMSLSLLPADALVGLITFGRMVQVHELSCEGISKSYVFRGTKDLTAKQIQDMLGLSRPAVPIQQGRPLQTPEQPVISSRFLQPVHKIDMNLTDLLGELQRDPWPVTQGKRPLRSTGVALSIAVGLLEGTFPNTGARIMLFTGGPPTQGPGMVVGDELKTPIRSWHDIEKDNARFMKKATKHYETLANRTAANGHCIDIYACALDQTGLLEMKCCANLTGGHMVMGDSFNTSLFKQTFQRVFNKGFNGEFRMAFGASLDVKTSRELKIAGAIGPCISLNAKGPCVSENELGIGGTSQWKICSLDPSTTLAIYFEVVNQHNTPIPQGGRGAVQFVTQYQHSSTQKRIRVTTIARNWADAQSQLQHIEAAFDQEAAAVLMARLGVYRAESEEGPDVLRWLDRQLIRLCQKFGQYNKDDPNSFRLSESFSLYPQFMFHLRRSPFLQVFNNSPDESSYYRHHFARQDLTQSLIMIQPILYAYSFHGPPEPVLLDSSSILPDRILLMDTFFQIVIYLGETIAQWQKAGYQDMPEYENFKHLLQAPLDDAQEILQTRFPMPRYIHTEHGGSQARFLLSKVNPSQTHNNLYAWGQESGAPILTDDVSLQVFMDHLKKLAVSSAS; from the exons ATGGCAACGTACCTGGAGTTcatccagcaaaatgaggagcgTGATGGAGTGCGTTTCAGCTGGAACGTGTGGCCCTCCAGCAGGCTGGAGGCCACAAGGATGGTTGTCCCCCTGGCCTGTCTTCTGACCCCACTGAAGGAGCGTCTTGACCTGCCACCTGTGCAGTATGAACCGGTGCTTTGTAGCAGGCCAACTTGCAAAGCGGTGCTCAACCCACTCTG CCAAGTTGACTATCGGGCCAAGCTCTGGGCTTGTAACTTCTGTTTCCAGAGAAATCAG tTCCCTCCAGCGTATGCAGGCATATCTGAAGTCAATCAGCCAGCAGAGCTTATGCCCCAGTTTTCAACAATTGAATATATAGTGCAG CGAGGTCCACAGACGCCATTGATCTTCCTGTATGTTGTCGACACatgcttggaagaggaggacttGCAGGCGCTGAAGGagtccctccagatgtccctaAGTCTGCTGCCTGCTGACGCTCTGGTGGGGCTCATCACTTTTGGGAGAATGGTCCAGGTTCACGAGCTGAGCTGTGAAGGGATTTCCAAGAGCTACGTGTTTAGGGGCACTAAGGACCTGACAGCTAAGCAAATTCAG gaTATGCTTGGGCTTTCAAGGCCAGCGGTCCCCATTCAACAGGGAAGACCTCTTCAAACTCCAGAGCAACCTGTTATTTCAAGCAG GTTTCTGCAGCCAGTACATAAGATTGACATGAACTTAACAGATCTGCTCGGAGAACTGCAAAGGGATCCATGGCCAGTGACCCAAGGAAAGAGGCCTTTACGTTCCACTGGAGTAGCTCTTTCCATTGCCGTTGGCTTATTGGAG gGCACATTTCCAAACACAGGAGCCAGAATAATGCTGTTTACAGGTGGCCCACCAACACAAGGACCGGGCATGGTGGTAGGAGATGAACTGAAAACACCCATCCGCTCTTGGCACGACATAGAGAAGGACAACGCAAGGTTCATGAAGAAGGCCACCAAA CACTACGAGACGCTGGCGAATCGCACTGCGGCCAACGGGCATTGCATCGACATCTACGCCTGCGCCCTGGATCAGACTGGGCTGCTAGAGATGAAGTGTTGCGCAAACCTCACCGG AGGACACATGGTGATGGGAGACTCCTTCAACACTTCTCTCTTCAAGCAGACCTTCCAGCGGGTATTTAACAAAGGGTTCAATGGGGAATTTCGGATGGCTTTTGGTGCAAGTTTGGACGTGAAG ACCTCTAGGGAGCTGAAAATTGCAGGAGCTATTGGACCGTGCATATCCCTGAATGCTAAAGGGCCGTGTGTCTCTGAAAAC GAGCTTGGAATTGGAGGAACATCTCAATGGAAAATCTGTAGTCTGGATCCCAGCACAACTCTGGCCATTTACTTTGAAGTGGTCAATCAG CACAACACACCGATACCTCAGGGAGGCAGAGGGGCAGTGCAGTTCGTCACTCAGTATCAACACTCCAGTACGCAGAAACGCATTCGTGTCACTACCATAGCCAGAAA CTGGGCAGATGCACAGAGTCAACTCCAGCATATAGAAGCAGCGTTTGACCaggaagcagctgctgtgctgaTGGCACGACTGGGAGTGTACAGGGCTGAATCTGAGGAGGGACCTGATGTTCTGCGATGGCTGGACAGACAGTTGATCAGACTG TGTCAGAAATTTGGACAATACAACAAAGATGATCCCAACTCCTTCAGATTGTCAGAATCATTTTCTTTGTACCCCCAG TTCATGTTCCATCTGCGGCGCTCCCCGTTCCTGCAGGTCTTCAATAACAGTCCAGATGAATCTTCTTACTACCGTCACCATTTTGCTAGGCAAGATCTGACCCAGTCTCTCATTATGATCCAGCCCATCCTTTATGCTTATTCTTTCCATGGACCTCCTGAG CCAGTGCTTTTGGACAGCAGCAGTATTCTTCCTGACAGAATCCTACTGATGGATACTTTCTTCCAGATAGTTATCTACCTTGGTGAG ACTATCGCGCAGTGGCAGAAAGCTGGTTACCAAGACATGCCTGAATACGAAAACTTCAAGCACCTGCTGCAAGCCCCACTGGATGACGCCCAGGAAATCTTGCAGACTCGATTCCCGATGCCACGTTACATCCACACTGAACACGGGGGCAGCCAG GCCCGGTTTCTCTTGTCTAAAGTGAACCCTTCTCAGACCCACAATAACCTCTACGCCTGGGGACAG GAATCGGGAGCACCCATCTTGACAGATGATGTGAGTCTCCAGGTGTTCATGGACCATCTGAAAAAGCTGGCAGTTTCAAGTGCGTCATGA
- the SEC23B gene encoding protein transport protein Sec23B isoform X2: MATYLEFIQQNEERDGVRFSWNVWPSSRLEATRMVVPLACLLTPLKERLDLPPVQYEPVLCSRPTCKAVLNPLCQVDYRAKLWACNFCFQRNQFPPAYAGISEVNQPAELMPQFSTIEYIVQEDLQALKESLQMSLSLLPADALVGLITFGRMVQVHELSCEGISKSYVFRGTKDLTAKQIQDMLGLSRPAVPIQQGRPLQTPEQPVISSRFLQPVHKIDMNLTDLLGELQRDPWPVTQGKRPLRSTGVALSIAVGLLEGTFPNTGARIMLFTGGPPTQGPGMVVGDELKTPIRSWHDIEKDNARFMKKATKHYETLANRTAANGHCIDIYACALDQTGLLEMKCCANLTGGHMVMGDSFNTSLFKQTFQRVFNKGFNGEFRMAFGASLDVKTSRELKIAGAIGPCISLNAKGPCVSENELGIGGTSQWKICSLDPSTTLAIYFEVVNQHNTPIPQGGRGAVQFVTQYQHSSTQKRIRVTTIARNWADAQSQLQHIEAAFDQEAAAVLMARLGVYRAESEEGPDVLRWLDRQLIRLCQKFGQYNKDDPNSFRLSESFSLYPQFMFHLRRSPFLQVFNNSPDESSYYRHHFARQDLTQSLIMIQPILYAYSFHGPPEPVLLDSSSILPDRILLMDTFFQIVIYLGETIAQWQKAGYQDMPEYENFKHLLQAPLDDAQEILQTRFPMPRYIHTEHGGSQARFLLSKVNPSQTHNNLYAWGQESGAPILTDDVSLQVFMDHLKKLAVSSAS; encoded by the exons ATGGCAACGTACCTGGAGTTcatccagcaaaatgaggagcgTGATGGAGTGCGTTTCAGCTGGAACGTGTGGCCCTCCAGCAGGCTGGAGGCCACAAGGATGGTTGTCCCCCTGGCCTGTCTTCTGACCCCACTGAAGGAGCGTCTTGACCTGCCACCTGTGCAGTATGAACCGGTGCTTTGTAGCAGGCCAACTTGCAAAGCGGTGCTCAACCCACTCTG CCAAGTTGACTATCGGGCCAAGCTCTGGGCTTGTAACTTCTGTTTCCAGAGAAATCAG tTCCCTCCAGCGTATGCAGGCATATCTGAAGTCAATCAGCCAGCAGAGCTTATGCCCCAGTTTTCAACAATTGAATATATAGTGCAG gaggacttGCAGGCGCTGAAGGagtccctccagatgtccctaAGTCTGCTGCCTGCTGACGCTCTGGTGGGGCTCATCACTTTTGGGAGAATGGTCCAGGTTCACGAGCTGAGCTGTGAAGGGATTTCCAAGAGCTACGTGTTTAGGGGCACTAAGGACCTGACAGCTAAGCAAATTCAG gaTATGCTTGGGCTTTCAAGGCCAGCGGTCCCCATTCAACAGGGAAGACCTCTTCAAACTCCAGAGCAACCTGTTATTTCAAGCAG GTTTCTGCAGCCAGTACATAAGATTGACATGAACTTAACAGATCTGCTCGGAGAACTGCAAAGGGATCCATGGCCAGTGACCCAAGGAAAGAGGCCTTTACGTTCCACTGGAGTAGCTCTTTCCATTGCCGTTGGCTTATTGGAG gGCACATTTCCAAACACAGGAGCCAGAATAATGCTGTTTACAGGTGGCCCACCAACACAAGGACCGGGCATGGTGGTAGGAGATGAACTGAAAACACCCATCCGCTCTTGGCACGACATAGAGAAGGACAACGCAAGGTTCATGAAGAAGGCCACCAAA CACTACGAGACGCTGGCGAATCGCACTGCGGCCAACGGGCATTGCATCGACATCTACGCCTGCGCCCTGGATCAGACTGGGCTGCTAGAGATGAAGTGTTGCGCAAACCTCACCGG AGGACACATGGTGATGGGAGACTCCTTCAACACTTCTCTCTTCAAGCAGACCTTCCAGCGGGTATTTAACAAAGGGTTCAATGGGGAATTTCGGATGGCTTTTGGTGCAAGTTTGGACGTGAAG ACCTCTAGGGAGCTGAAAATTGCAGGAGCTATTGGACCGTGCATATCCCTGAATGCTAAAGGGCCGTGTGTCTCTGAAAAC GAGCTTGGAATTGGAGGAACATCTCAATGGAAAATCTGTAGTCTGGATCCCAGCACAACTCTGGCCATTTACTTTGAAGTGGTCAATCAG CACAACACACCGATACCTCAGGGAGGCAGAGGGGCAGTGCAGTTCGTCACTCAGTATCAACACTCCAGTACGCAGAAACGCATTCGTGTCACTACCATAGCCAGAAA CTGGGCAGATGCACAGAGTCAACTCCAGCATATAGAAGCAGCGTTTGACCaggaagcagctgctgtgctgaTGGCACGACTGGGAGTGTACAGGGCTGAATCTGAGGAGGGACCTGATGTTCTGCGATGGCTGGACAGACAGTTGATCAGACTG TGTCAGAAATTTGGACAATACAACAAAGATGATCCCAACTCCTTCAGATTGTCAGAATCATTTTCTTTGTACCCCCAG TTCATGTTCCATCTGCGGCGCTCCCCGTTCCTGCAGGTCTTCAATAACAGTCCAGATGAATCTTCTTACTACCGTCACCATTTTGCTAGGCAAGATCTGACCCAGTCTCTCATTATGATCCAGCCCATCCTTTATGCTTATTCTTTCCATGGACCTCCTGAG CCAGTGCTTTTGGACAGCAGCAGTATTCTTCCTGACAGAATCCTACTGATGGATACTTTCTTCCAGATAGTTATCTACCTTGGTGAG ACTATCGCGCAGTGGCAGAAAGCTGGTTACCAAGACATGCCTGAATACGAAAACTTCAAGCACCTGCTGCAAGCCCCACTGGATGACGCCCAGGAAATCTTGCAGACTCGATTCCCGATGCCACGTTACATCCACACTGAACACGGGGGCAGCCAG GCCCGGTTTCTCTTGTCTAAAGTGAACCCTTCTCAGACCCACAATAACCTCTACGCCTGGGGACAG GAATCGGGAGCACCCATCTTGACAGATGATGTGAGTCTCCAGGTGTTCATGGACCATCTGAAAAAGCTGGCAGTTTCAAGTGCGTCATGA